The Macadamia integrifolia cultivar HAES 741 chromosome 3, SCU_Mint_v3, whole genome shotgun sequence genome segment GGATAAAAAGTTGAAGCTTGAAAAGTTGACCATGAGCCCCAGGCAACATCCAAAACACTGGCATGATCTTTGGGGTGGTAGTTTCAGCATGCCAAGCAGGTAATTCTCTCAGAAAAGCAGTATTCAGAAGTATGAACAGGGCACCCACTCATGACTCAACATGGAATGCTACTATTTATCATAGAGAAAACATGATGGAACAAAATGTCTCACCAGAAAGCTGCCATTTCACTGCTGGGAAGTTGTTGATACAGTGTTTCGTAGAAAATTCTTAAAGGGTCTCTCTGCGGATCCAAATGCAACAAAGCCATGAATAAAACTCCGAGAAAACAAAGATATTTCATTAGTTGTTCTGACCAACAAATCCAAATGcaatcaaaagaattaaaacaTCATACTTCCTCAGGCGGGACGCGCTTCTGACCAGGCAAATCAAAcaccttcctctccttcttcttattGTTCTGCTCCACTGCTGCTGCGGCCTTCCTCTTATCCTCTTCctgcatctttttcttcttctttttcttctcattcaaTCCCAAGCGAATCACAAGGAAAACAACGGACACCAATTACATAAGAAGCAAACTTCAACCTAATGAACATTATAGACAacaggaaaattttgaaaaaaaaaaaccttgtcgcctttggcttcttctttctttactttGCCTTGACTTACGCTGCCgttcatgattttctttttcttttctttgagaGAAGAACTCAAAGTTCTTTCTTCCTCCGAATCCTcaacctcctcctccttcacAAACCCACAAAGGTTAGAAAGGAAACTCCTAATTCTTACCACATTGTCCAAACGCTGAAACATGAACCAAAAATCCAAAGCCATATGGAAATTTTGCGAGACAAACCTTCTCAACCTTCTTCGAACTTTTCCTAACGTCAGAGACATCCCCATCTTCACTGGGTTCTTCTTTCTTAACTTTGGTTAGCTTAGAACGAGATTCTGCGCTGCCATTAACGGATTTCTTCCGATAAGTACTGAGACTTCTGTTTTCCTCTTCGTCCTCAGCCTCCTCTTTCTTCACTGGTTTGTCCCCTTGAGCAGGCATTTTGGGCGGGAAATACGAAacagcaaaaacaaaaagagcagATGTCTCTGGAATCAGATTTTATCCAAAGGAAGGGGAGGATGGAAGTGGACGCGGAAGAGAGAGACGAGGGTTTATGAAACCCCCGGTGAGGTTCTCCGCTTTCCCTAAGATGTCTGATATGAACTAATGGACGAAACCAGAGAGAGAACAgtatccttcctttctttgccaGGATTATGACTCACTGAGTCACCGTCTCGGCCTACGATGAACTCAAAACTCGATCCTTCCCTCGCTCGTCTCCTTCCTCCTTACCTAGGCCGGAGCCGCCGGACTACCGAACCGGGCGACGGTTGAATTGAATGGTTCCACCGATCTGTCACACGGTCCACCCAGATCTAGTTTAATGGAATCTTTTGAAATTTGAGCAGGACAAG includes the following:
- the LOC122073855 gene encoding pre-mRNA-splicing factor Slu7-like — encoded protein: MPAQGDKPVKKEEAEDEEENRSLSTYRKKSVNGSAESRSKLTKVKKEEPSEDGDVSDVRKSSKKVEKEEEVEDSEEERTLSSSLKEKKKKIMNGSVSQGKVKKEEAKGDKKKKKKKMQEEDKRKAAAAVEQNNKKKERKVFDLPGQKRVPPEERDPLRIFYETLYQQLPSSEMAAFWMMESGLLPPQEAKKVYEKKLKRNQEQKLRSPVKAVVASVKKAVNSVTVKKAKASTSPALPAKKKSVVESKTITTSVSKKSNKRKSRDDDSGTSEDDSDDDFVLAKKKVKKPRAA